Proteins from a genomic interval of Paenibacillus sp. RC334:
- a CDS encoding N-acetyldiaminopimelate deacetylase, with translation MSTVDYRSFVQIRRDLHQIPEPGFEEFKTQQYLLNYLATLPQEHLDIRTWRTGVLVLIHGTAPARRYGYRCDMDGLPIVEETGYDFRSTHPGYMHACGHDLHMTIGLGIVSHFANHPIKDDLVVLFQPAEEGPGGALPMRDSAELADWLPDEIVALHVAPEYPVGTIATRPGILFANTSELFIDLKGTGGHAAYPHKANDMVVAACQLVGQLQTVVARNVNPLDSAVITIGKVSGGTKQNIIAETARLEGTIRTLSADTMTLVKSRIEALVRGVEAGFECHAEIHYGSNYLQVFNEAKVTEEFMNWVRERQDVQLIECAEAMTGEDFGYFLERIPGLMFWLGVDTPYGLHHAKLEPAEEAIGVAIRVLTDYFTWKSQGSMIGSE, from the coding sequence ATGAGCACGGTCGATTATCGTTCTTTTGTTCAAATACGAAGGGATTTGCATCAAATCCCCGAGCCTGGCTTTGAGGAATTTAAAACGCAGCAGTATCTGCTGAATTATTTGGCAACGCTCCCTCAGGAGCATTTGGACATTCGTACATGGCGTACTGGCGTACTGGTGTTGATTCATGGAACGGCTCCTGCACGTCGATATGGATATCGCTGCGATATGGATGGTTTGCCAATTGTGGAAGAGACGGGCTATGATTTCCGTTCGACCCATCCCGGCTACATGCATGCTTGCGGTCATGATTTACATATGACGATTGGATTGGGTATTGTTTCTCACTTTGCAAACCACCCGATCAAGGATGACCTGGTTGTATTGTTTCAGCCTGCCGAGGAAGGACCGGGCGGAGCGTTGCCGATGCGCGACAGCGCAGAATTGGCAGACTGGCTACCAGATGAAATTGTCGCGCTGCATGTTGCACCCGAATATCCTGTTGGCACGATTGCGACTCGCCCGGGCATCCTATTTGCCAATACGTCGGAGCTTTTCATCGACTTGAAGGGTACGGGCGGACATGCGGCATATCCGCACAAGGCTAATGATATGGTGGTGGCGGCCTGTCAGTTGGTTGGACAATTGCAAACAGTTGTAGCACGTAATGTGAACCCGCTGGATTCAGCAGTCATTACGATTGGCAAGGTCAGCGGCGGTACGAAGCAGAACATTATTGCGGAAACAGCCCGTCTGGAGGGTACGATCCGAACGTTGTCAGCCGATACGATGACACTGGTTAAATCACGGATTGAAGCGCTGGTGCGCGGTGTTGAAGCTGGGTTTGAATGCCATGCAGAAATTCATTATGGCTCAAATTACTTGCAAGTGTTCAATGAAGCCAAGGTGACAGAGGAATTTATGAACTGGGTCCGTGAACGGCAGGATGTACAGCTCATTGAATGCGCGGAAGCGATGACCGGAGAGGATTTTGGATATTTTTTGGAGCGGATTCCGGGTCTGATGTTCTGGCTTGGCGTTGATACGCCTTATGGTCTGCATCATGCCAAGCTGGAGCCTGCAGAGGAAGCCATTGGGGTGGCGATTCGTGTATTGACAGACTATTTTACATGGAAATCTCAAGGTTCAATGATAGGCTCTGAATAA
- a CDS encoding ABC transporter substrate-binding protein translates to MKSLVRVFLSIFIISFGLMGVAAWLNSSQGYSGGNTLTVYNWGDYIDPELLARFQKETGITVIYQTFDSNEAMLTKIEQGGTSFDVAVPSEYALAKMKQEHLLLPLDHSKLPNLKHVDAHFLNLSFDPKNQYSVPYFWGTVGIVFNPELTKGIDFHSWDGLWNPKLRNNLLLVDGAREVVGMSLNSLHYSLNDTNEAHLQQALAKLEKLAPNVKAVVGDEIKMLLANEEAAAGVVWSGDASEIMDENDKLDYIVPDEGSNLWFDNMVIPKTATHVDAAHKFINFMMQPDVAAQNAEFVGYSTPNEDGKKLLPEDISGDERFYPPSEITDKLEVYDNLGKRMLAHYNELFLQFKMHLK, encoded by the coding sequence ATGAAGTCGCTTGTGCGCGTGTTTCTGTCGATTTTTATCATTTCGTTCGGTCTGATGGGGGTGGCGGCATGGCTCAATTCCAGTCAAGGCTATTCCGGTGGCAATACGCTGACGGTATACAACTGGGGAGACTATATCGACCCTGAGCTGCTGGCAAGGTTCCAGAAGGAGACGGGGATTACCGTCATTTATCAGACGTTCGACTCCAATGAGGCGATGCTGACGAAAATTGAGCAGGGAGGAACATCGTTTGATGTAGCGGTTCCTTCGGAGTATGCTCTGGCTAAAATGAAGCAGGAGCACCTGTTGCTCCCGCTGGATCACAGCAAGCTGCCGAATTTGAAGCATGTGGATGCTCATTTTCTGAACCTTTCGTTTGACCCGAAAAACCAATACTCTGTGCCGTATTTTTGGGGTACGGTTGGGATTGTGTTTAACCCGGAGCTAACGAAGGGCATTGATTTTCATAGCTGGGATGGTCTGTGGAATCCAAAGCTGCGTAACAACCTCCTGCTGGTCGATGGTGCGAGGGAAGTCGTGGGTATGTCGCTGAACAGCCTCCACTATTCCTTGAACGATACGAATGAGGCGCATTTGCAGCAGGCTTTAGCGAAACTGGAGAAATTAGCGCCCAATGTCAAGGCCGTTGTCGGTGACGAGATTAAAATGCTGCTGGCAAACGAGGAAGCTGCTGCCGGGGTTGTGTGGTCCGGCGATGCGTCCGAAATCATGGATGAGAACGACAAGCTGGATTACATCGTGCCGGATGAAGGCTCCAACCTGTGGTTTGATAACATGGTTATTCCGAAAACCGCCACCCATGTGGACGCGGCCCATAAGTTCATCAATTTCATGATGCAGCCTGATGTAGCCGCCCAAAATGCCGAATTTGTAGGCTATTCCACACCTAACGAGGATGGAAAGAAGCTGTTGCCAGAGGATATATCCGGTGACGAGCGCTTCTATCCACCATCTGAAATTACGGATAAGCTGGAGGTCTACGACAACCTGGGCAAGCGGATGCTGGCTCATTACAATGAATTGTTCCTGCAATTCAAAATGCATTTAAAATAA
- a CDS encoding ABC transporter ATP-binding protein: MGEQTIIRFERVTKQYDNDPPVLADVSFEIERGKFYTLLGPSGCGKTTILRMIAGFAEPTEGLIYLNDKLINRVPANERQVNTVFQDYALFPHLNVFENVAFGLRIKKMNKKTIQEKVAQALSFVNLEGYDEREISEMSGGQRQRVAIARAIVNEPDVLLLDEPLSALDLKLRTEMQYILREMQQRLGITFIFVTHDQEEALAMSDEIFVMNKGKIEQSGTPNDIYDEPINRFVADFIGESNIVPGRMIADYQVEFNGRQFECVDGGLRPNEPIEIVIRPEDLEITTVTEGKLRVKVDTQLFRGVHYEISCYDDSGQEWLVHSTKKAELGSEIGLHFDPEAIHVMRFGETEEEFDRRLEAYEEVEQHVR, from the coding sequence ATGGGAGAGCAAACCATCATCCGATTCGAACGGGTGACCAAGCAATATGACAACGATCCACCGGTGCTGGCTGATGTCAGCTTTGAGATTGAACGTGGCAAATTCTATACGCTGCTGGGGCCCTCCGGCTGTGGCAAAACAACGATTTTGCGTATGATTGCGGGTTTTGCAGAGCCGACGGAAGGCTTGATTTATTTGAATGACAAGCTGATTAATCGTGTTCCAGCCAATGAACGGCAGGTCAATACGGTTTTTCAGGACTATGCATTATTTCCACATCTGAATGTGTTCGAAAATGTGGCTTTCGGTCTGCGAATCAAAAAGATGAACAAAAAGACCATTCAGGAGAAGGTTGCACAGGCACTGTCCTTTGTCAATCTGGAGGGCTACGACGAACGGGAAATTTCTGAAATGTCCGGAGGGCAACGCCAGCGTGTCGCCATTGCACGAGCCATCGTCAATGAGCCGGACGTTCTGTTGCTGGATGAGCCGCTGTCTGCACTGGATTTGAAGCTGCGGACAGAAATGCAGTATATTTTGCGTGAAATGCAGCAGCGACTTGGAATCACCTTTATTTTCGTAACGCATGATCAGGAAGAAGCGCTGGCCATGTCGGACGAAATTTTTGTTATGAATAAAGGAAAGATCGAGCAGAGCGGTACACCGAATGATATTTATGATGAGCCGATCAATCGGTTTGTTGCTGATTTTATCGGGGAATCCAATATTGTGCCAGGACGCATGATTGCGGATTATCAAGTGGAGTTTAATGGTCGGCAGTTTGAATGTGTCGATGGAGGATTACGCCCGAATGAACCGATTGAAATTGTGATTCGACCAGAGGATTTGGAGATTACAACCGTTACAGAGGGCAAACTGCGAGTAAAGGTGGATACCCAGTTGTTCCGTGGTGTTCACTATGAAATTAGCTGCTATGATGATTCCGGTCAGGAGTGGCTGGTGCATTCTACCAAAAAGGCGGAGCTGGGCAGTGAAATCGGCCTCCATTTTGACCCGGAAGCGATCCACGTGATGCGGTTCGGGGAAACAGAGGAAGAATTTGATCGGCGTCTGGAGGCCTATGAAGAGGTGGAGCAGCATGTCCGGTAA
- a CDS encoding ABC transporter permease translates to MANKNRFGNIYLVLVFLVLYAPILYLMYYSFNSGGTMHQFEGFTLQYYKEVFADTRLIIIVINTLVIALLSSALATIIGIMGALAIHQMQNRRVKNTLLSLNNVLIVNPDVIIGASFLILFTMVGIKLGFYSVLLSHIAFSVPIAVIMILPRLQEMSPSLVDAARDLGASRMDVLTKVILPFIKPGIYAGFFMALTYSLDDFAVTFFVTGSGYSTLSVEIYSRARQGVSLSINALSTLIFLFTVLLVVGYYFIMRKANRNGKKEPAAEMGVPR, encoded by the coding sequence ATGGCAAATAAGAACCGATTCGGGAATATTTATTTGGTGCTCGTTTTTCTTGTGCTGTATGCACCTATTTTGTACTTGATGTATTATTCGTTCAATAGTGGCGGGACGATGCATCAATTTGAAGGGTTTACGCTCCAATACTACAAAGAGGTGTTTGCAGACACCCGTTTGATCATTATTGTCATTAACACCTTGGTCATTGCGTTGCTATCGTCTGCGCTGGCTACGATTATTGGCATCATGGGAGCGCTGGCTATTCACCAGATGCAGAACCGTCGGGTCAAAAATACGCTGCTGTCGCTCAACAATGTGCTGATCGTGAACCCGGACGTCATTATTGGCGCATCCTTCCTCATTTTATTCACGATGGTGGGGATCAAGCTGGGCTTTTACTCGGTGTTGCTGTCCCATATTGCATTTAGTGTGCCGATTGCGGTCATTATGATTTTGCCGCGGCTTCAGGAAATGAGTCCATCGCTGGTGGATGCGGCCCGGGATTTGGGTGCCAGCCGGATGGATGTGCTAACCAAGGTCATTTTACCTTTTATCAAGCCGGGGATTTACGCGGGCTTCTTTATGGCGCTAACCTACTCACTGGACGATTTTGCGGTGACCTTTTTTGTGACAGGCAGCGGCTATTCGACCTTATCAGTGGAAATTTACTCGCGTGCCCGCCAAGGGGTTTCCCTGTCTATCAATGCGCTGTCCACGCTCATTTTCCTGTTTACCGTGCTGTTGGTGGTGGGGTACTACTTTATTATGCGCAAGGCGAATCGGAATGGGAAAAAGGAGCCTGCGGCGGAAATGGGGGTACCTAGATGA
- a CDS encoding ABC transporter permease: MSGNTRAAYLLPYYLWIVLFVAAPVVLVFYYSLFDVDGHFTFSNYAQFLTPVYLNMTLSSFWYALLITVFSLLVAYPAAYLLTRTKHKQLWLLLIILPTWINLLLKTYAFIGIFGTYGPVNAVLGLVGLGGQQLLFTSSSFVFVSVYIFVPFMILPIYNALEGLNPSLLDAARDLGASKWTAFRRVIFPLTLSGVRSGCMAVFIPALSLFMITRLIAGNRVITLGTAIEQHFLVTQDWGMGSTVAVFLILAMAIIMLITSGTKRRVRHGK, encoded by the coding sequence ATGTCCGGTAATACGAGAGCAGCGTACCTGCTGCCTTACTATTTATGGATTGTGCTGTTCGTCGCAGCTCCGGTTGTGCTTGTGTTTTACTATTCGTTATTTGATGTGGACGGCCATTTCACGTTCAGCAACTATGCCCAATTTTTGACCCCTGTCTATTTGAACATGACACTGAGCTCGTTTTGGTATGCGCTGCTGATTACGGTATTCTCGCTGTTAGTGGCTTATCCGGCGGCGTATTTGCTGACCCGAACCAAGCATAAGCAACTGTGGCTGTTGCTCATTATTTTGCCGACGTGGATTAACCTATTGCTTAAAACATATGCTTTTATCGGGATTTTTGGTACTTATGGTCCGGTGAATGCTGTGTTGGGCTTGGTCGGATTGGGTGGTCAGCAATTATTGTTTACCAGCTCCAGCTTTGTGTTTGTATCGGTTTATATTTTTGTGCCGTTTATGATTTTGCCCATCTATAATGCGCTGGAAGGGTTGAATCCTTCACTGCTGGACGCCGCGCGTGATTTGGGCGCTTCCAAGTGGACGGCGTTTCGACGGGTTATTTTCCCATTAACGCTATCTGGTGTGCGATCCGGGTGTATGGCGGTATTCATCCCGGCGCTGTCGCTGTTTATGATTACCCGTCTGATTGCGGGCAACCGTGTCATTACATTGGGGACGGCGATTGAACAGCATTTTCTGGTCACACAGGATTGGGGTATGGGCTCTACGGTTGCGGTGTTCCTGATTTTGGCGATGGCAATCATTATGCTGATTACCTCAGGAACGAAACGGAGGGTGCGGCATGGCAAATAA
- the dapD gene encoding 2,3,4,5-tetrahydropyridine-2,6-dicarboxylate N-acetyltransferase: protein MSIEMNTQEVINVIKNSKKKTPVKVYVKGALASASFGENVQAFISGDSGVVFGDWADIKPVLDSVNANEEDYVVENDRRNSAVPMLDLKGINARIEPGAYIRDMVGIGNNAVIMMGAVINIGVTIGEGTMIDMNAVLGGRVKIGNMCHIGAGVVLAGVIEPPSAQPVVVEDDVLIGANAVVLEGVRIGKGAVVAAGAVVTEDVPEYSVVAGTPARVIKQVDDKTKSKTEILKDLRVL from the coding sequence ATGTCCATCGAAATGAACACACAAGAAGTCATCAACGTGATTAAAAACAGTAAGAAAAAAACACCTGTTAAAGTATATGTAAAAGGGGCTTTGGCTTCCGCATCATTCGGTGAGAATGTTCAAGCTTTTATTTCCGGAGACAGCGGCGTTGTATTTGGCGATTGGGCCGACATCAAGCCTGTTCTGGACAGTGTTAACGCTAATGAAGAAGACTATGTGGTGGAAAACGACCGCCGCAATTCCGCAGTGCCTATGCTCGATCTGAAAGGCATCAATGCCCGCATCGAGCCAGGCGCGTATATTCGCGATATGGTTGGTATCGGTAATAACGCAGTCATTATGATGGGTGCAGTCATTAACATCGGTGTCACCATTGGTGAAGGCACAATGATTGATATGAATGCTGTACTGGGCGGCCGTGTTAAAATAGGTAATATGTGTCACATCGGTGCAGGCGTAGTCCTTGCAGGTGTTATTGAACCTCCATCTGCACAGCCTGTTGTGGTAGAAGATGATGTATTGATCGGTGCGAACGCGGTCGTATTGGAAGGTGTGCGAATTGGTAAAGGTGCAGTCGTTGCAGCTGGAGCAGTCGTAACCGAAGATGTACCTGAATATTCCGTAGTTGCAGGTACACCTGCACGCGTGATCAAACAGGTCGACGATAAGACCAAATCAAAAACTGAAATCTTGAAGGACCTGCGCGTTCTGTAA
- a CDS encoding S-layer homology domain-containing protein — MKQEYIAVTLPRKLKRFGVAWLSVALVLSGGGLGLLSDGKASAEPAPIVETEVQSSPTSVGTSVYVDVYVPDKLRIHDIQGAAHRSPYEGKKVTDVEGIVTMVKGSSFFMQEADDKVDQDEKTSEAILVYKPGSGVQVGDEVWVSGSVKEYTERTYASKPVDLTTTEIVASSVSVIAKDRPLPSPILLGKEGRVMPTSVVDNDGMTVFDPQEDGLDFFESLEAMRVELKDARVIGPYGYEIPVRIDNGANTGEVLTEAGGLMLTEESLNPQRILIDAKPSVPLKTGDRFAGPITGIVSYSFSNFKLLPERLPDIVSGGLQPANTRLVQDDRKLTVASFNVENFDPGDGKRIDQLGQAIAVNLNHPDIVGLLEVQDNNGEKDDGTTDASESFRVLIEAIRAHGGPEYAFTDIAPENNKDGGAPGGNIRVGFLYNPQRVTLMDKPKGDSVTSVTYGEQGLSLNPGRIDPLNEAFEYSRKPLAAEFEFDGQQVIVIANHFNSKGGDLAPFGGIQPPVRSSEIQRAKIATIVNGFVKSVLAQNHQANIVVLGDLNDFQFSETLALVRGQELTNLVDKLDEKERYSYIYEGNSQTLDHLLVSPSISESSVLDIVHINADFSAADGRVSDHDPLVAQIGLPRQTVEPPTDGESGRNKDDDDDQQESNGSNNTGNHSSGNASGTTNNGQGETANSGQNGNGSSGVNVVQAKSIVTEQNGLKRAVAQVPAADILNAIRNGANGTLVVRAGEQADAKLFEVNLNGDALGAVLNDRIHTLRVETPQGGYEVATGRLSVQKLADTWQVPIQQISLSFTVTLNEGLTNRTDIPAGRKLVQAVDVVAELRSEDGRKQPLAGSDNSGKGYERYLLRVPATVDMSQLAVVKVSTNQAGQLSYHPVPFTASGEELTVYGRSGGTYVVLDGGEANASGSFSDISGHWAQQDISRLATRLIVAGANQSASTAHETGEMGLSNVRFKPNGQVQRSELATLLVRMLGLEHSDRMVKGFDDVQSELWYADSVRTAAAAGLINGYADGSFRPDAPVSREELAVIVERALRFAGTAEDTAAGSASASLSDAQAISTWAAPAVNTLSGLGIMKGDEKGRFAPAASVTRAEAAAVLSRTLDKLNWEQ, encoded by the coding sequence ATGAAACAAGAATACATAGCAGTAACGTTACCCAGGAAATTAAAAAGGTTTGGGGTCGCATGGCTCAGTGTGGCACTGGTGCTGTCGGGTGGAGGGCTGGGGTTACTGTCCGATGGAAAAGCTTCAGCAGAACCAGCGCCTATCGTAGAAACGGAGGTGCAATCATCACCCACGTCTGTTGGGACAAGTGTATACGTAGATGTCTATGTGCCGGATAAGCTCCGTATCCATGATATACAGGGAGCAGCCCATCGTTCACCTTATGAGGGGAAAAAGGTAACGGATGTTGAAGGAATAGTGACGATGGTGAAGGGAAGCAGCTTCTTTATGCAGGAGGCGGACGATAAGGTGGATCAGGATGAAAAAACATCCGAGGCCATTTTAGTGTACAAGCCTGGCAGCGGTGTGCAGGTTGGGGATGAGGTATGGGTAAGCGGCTCTGTGAAGGAATATACGGAAAGAACCTATGCTAGCAAGCCAGTTGACCTGACGACCACGGAAATTGTAGCTTCTTCGGTTTCGGTGATCGCCAAGGACCGTCCACTGCCATCTCCGATTTTGCTTGGAAAAGAGGGGCGTGTGATGCCGACATCTGTTGTGGATAATGACGGAATGACGGTGTTTGATCCGCAGGAGGATGGATTGGACTTTTTCGAAAGTCTGGAGGCTATGCGCGTAGAGTTGAAGGATGCACGAGTCATCGGCCCTTATGGTTATGAAATCCCGGTCAGGATTGATAACGGGGCGAACACAGGCGAGGTATTGACCGAAGCAGGCGGCTTGATGCTGACCGAAGAAAGTCTGAATCCGCAGCGGATTTTGATCGACGCCAAACCTTCGGTTCCGTTGAAAACAGGGGATCGTTTTGCGGGTCCCATCACGGGAATTGTGAGCTATAGCTTTAGCAATTTCAAGCTGTTGCCGGAGCGTCTGCCGGATATTGTGTCAGGGGGTCTCCAGCCAGCCAACACACGTCTGGTACAGGATGATCGTAAGCTGACGGTCGCTTCCTTTAACGTGGAAAATTTCGATCCCGGTGATGGAAAACGGATTGATCAGCTCGGACAGGCCATCGCCGTGAATTTGAACCACCCGGATATTGTAGGACTGTTAGAGGTTCAGGACAATAACGGTGAGAAGGATGACGGCACCACAGATGCTTCGGAAAGCTTTCGGGTGCTGATTGAGGCGATTCGTGCTCATGGAGGACCGGAGTATGCTTTTACAGATATAGCACCTGAAAATAATAAGGATGGCGGCGCTCCTGGCGGCAATATCCGGGTCGGCTTCCTCTACAATCCGCAACGTGTCACGCTGATGGACAAGCCGAAGGGAGATTCGGTTACATCTGTGACCTATGGAGAGCAGGGGCTTTCACTCAATCCCGGTCGTATTGATCCGCTGAATGAGGCATTTGAATACTCACGAAAGCCGTTGGCTGCTGAATTTGAGTTTGACGGTCAGCAGGTGATCGTGATCGCGAACCATTTTAATTCCAAAGGGGGCGATCTGGCGCCATTCGGAGGGATTCAGCCACCCGTACGAAGCAGCGAAATACAGCGGGCGAAGATTGCAACGATTGTGAATGGTTTTGTGAAGTCGGTACTGGCTCAAAACCATCAGGCGAATATCGTCGTATTGGGAGATTTAAATGATTTTCAATTTTCCGAAACGCTCGCTTTGGTCCGGGGACAGGAATTGACGAATCTGGTAGATAAGCTGGATGAGAAGGAGCGGTATTCGTATATTTATGAGGGGAATTCGCAAACACTGGATCATTTGTTGGTCAGTCCGTCCATAAGTGAATCATCCGTGCTGGATATTGTTCATATCAATGCGGATTTTAGCGCGGCGGACGGGCGGGTAAGTGATCATGATCCATTGGTTGCTCAAATTGGCTTGCCACGCCAAACAGTGGAACCGCCAACAGATGGCGAGAGTGGTCGGAATAAAGATGATGACGATGATCAGCAGGAGAGCAATGGCAGCAACAACACCGGGAACCATAGTAGTGGTAACGCGAGTGGAACGACGAATAACGGACAGGGTGAGACTGCGAATAGCGGGCAGAATGGTAACGGTTCGTCAGGCGTTAATGTGGTGCAAGCCAAGTCCATAGTAACAGAGCAAAACGGACTGAAAAGAGCAGTCGCACAGGTACCAGCCGCTGACATACTAAATGCGATTCGGAACGGGGCGAACGGTACGCTCGTAGTCCGTGCAGGGGAGCAGGCGGATGCTAAGCTATTCGAAGTGAATCTAAACGGAGATGCTTTGGGTGCTGTTTTGAATGACCGTATTCACACCCTGCGAGTAGAAACGCCACAGGGAGGATATGAAGTAGCAACAGGTCGTTTGTCTGTTCAAAAGCTGGCTGACACCTGGCAGGTGCCTATACAACAGATTTCCCTGAGCTTTACGGTTACGCTGAACGAAGGATTGACTAATCGCACAGATATTCCGGCAGGGCGCAAGCTGGTGCAGGCTGTGGATGTTGTGGCGGAGTTACGAAGCGAAGATGGACGCAAGCAGCCGTTGGCAGGTAGCGATAATTCCGGTAAAGGGTATGAACGTTATCTGCTACGTGTTCCCGCAACGGTAGATATGAGCCAACTTGCTGTAGTGAAGGTATCCACCAACCAAGCCGGACAGTTGTCCTATCATCCGGTTCCGTTTACCGCTTCTGGCGAGGAACTGACTGTGTATGGACGTTCGGGTGGAACCTATGTCGTGCTGGATGGCGGAGAAGCTAATGCAAGCGGATCGTTTAGCGATATTTCCGGTCATTGGGCGCAGCAGGACATTTCACGCTTGGCAACTCGTCTGATTGTGGCAGGGGCAAATCAGTCAGCGTCCACCGCTCATGAGACTGGTGAGATGGGTTTATCGAACGTACGCTTTAAGCCGAATGGTCAGGTACAACGCTCGGAGCTGGCTACGCTGCTGGTTCGTATGCTTGGACTGGAGCATTCAGATCGCATGGTGAAGGGCTTTGACGATGTACAATCGGAATTGTGGTATGCGGATTCGGTGCGTACCGCAGCCGCTGCTGGACTGATCAATGGCTATGCAGACGGCAGCTTCAGACCTGATGCTCCGGTATCGAGGGAGGAGCTGGCTGTGATTGTAGAGCGAGCCCTGCGCTTCGCCGGGACTGCGGAAGATACAGCGGCAGGAAGTGCCTCAGCGTCATTATCGGATGCACAAGCCATTTCTACATGGGCAGCTCCGGCTGTCAACACGCTGTCCGGCTTAGGTATTATGAAGGGAGACGAGAAGGGACGTTTTGCTCCAGCTGCATCGGTGACGAGGGCAGAAGCAGCGGCTGTATTATCTCGAACTCTGGATAAGTTGAATTGGGAACAGTAG
- a CDS encoding aminotransferase A, with protein sequence MEHLLNDQVKNIQISGIRKIANKVAALPGTLSLTIGQPDFPTPPHIMEAAHQAINEGRTSYTPNPGLPELREAAAAFVAHKYGLNYRGQDEVIVTNGASEALDITLRTILSPGDEVILPVPIYPGYEPLIRLSGGVPVLADTRNSGFKLTAEVLEPYLTERTKAVILGYPSNPTGRVMSREELEAVADLLRDRDLFIISDEIYSELIYDASHVSIAALPGMRERTIVINGLSKSHSMTGWRIGFTLAPAAITQHMVKVHQYNVTCASSISQYAALEALTVGVDDALPMRKEYRKRRDYVHGRLIDMGIPLEKPEGAFYLFPSIVHFGLSSMDFTLKLLEEHGVAVVPGDAFSSYGEGYIRLSYAYGQNVLEQGLDKIEMFVKGIVRS encoded by the coding sequence ATGGAGCACTTGCTTAACGATCAGGTTAAAAACATTCAAATCAGCGGCATCCGCAAGATTGCCAATAAAGTTGCCGCATTGCCCGGAACCCTATCCTTAACGATTGGGCAGCCGGATTTCCCTACCCCTCCGCATATTATGGAAGCCGCCCACCAGGCGATTAACGAAGGACGCACCTCCTATACGCCAAATCCGGGACTGCCCGAACTGCGAGAAGCGGCAGCAGCGTTTGTAGCCCATAAATACGGACTGAATTACCGTGGACAGGATGAGGTTATCGTAACGAACGGAGCCAGCGAAGCGCTGGACATTACCCTGCGCACCATTTTGTCACCCGGTGACGAGGTCATTTTGCCTGTGCCCATCTACCCCGGATACGAGCCATTGATCCGCTTGTCAGGTGGGGTGCCAGTGCTGGCTGACACCCGCAATAGCGGTTTTAAGCTAACTGCTGAGGTGCTGGAGCCTTATTTGACCGAACGGACGAAAGCCGTCATCCTCGGATATCCTTCGAACCCAACCGGACGAGTGATGAGCCGCGAAGAGCTGGAAGCCGTCGCAGATTTGCTGAGAGACCGTGATCTGTTTATCATTTCAGATGAGATATACAGCGAACTGATTTACGATGCGTCACACGTGTCTATTGCTGCCCTTCCAGGCATGCGGGAACGCACCATCGTCATCAACGGCCTGTCCAAATCGCACTCCATGACGGGCTGGCGGATTGGTTTTACGCTTGCACCCGCTGCAATTACACAGCATATGGTTAAGGTTCATCAGTACAATGTGACCTGCGCCAGCTCGATCAGCCAATATGCTGCACTGGAAGCCTTGACCGTCGGTGTCGACGATGCACTTCCGATGCGCAAGGAATACCGCAAGCGCCGTGACTATGTTCATGGAAGGCTAATCGACATGGGCATTCCACTTGAAAAGCCCGAGGGAGCCTTTTATCTATTCCCTTCCATCGTCCATTTTGGCTTAAGCTCGATGGATTTCACCCTGAAGCTGCTGGAAGAACATGGGGTGGCTGTCGTGCCCGGAGATGCCTTTTCCTCCTATGGCGAAGGATACATTCGGTTGTCCTATGCTTACGGACAGAATGTGTTGGAACAGGGATTGGATAAAATAGAAATGTTTGTTAAAGGAATTGTGAGGAGTTAA